One genomic segment of Nitrospinota bacterium includes these proteins:
- a CDS encoding ABC transporter permease: MRLLRVAFRNIFRNRQRLIVTIAAMVFAGFIMIFFLALMEGFMFIFERNIVQMNLGDMQIHANGYRSDPDLYNRVENYDGLLEKLDESGFSATPRLYGFGLAASGNTSTGVILRGVDLLREPMVTELSRHVDRGLWLSNEAPKGVVIGKQLARTLHAKIGSEIVFVGQAADGSMANEIYVVRGILKAVGSGIDGPGFFMVDSSFRELMLVPQGTHEITIMRKDKQEELFASTDRARSIVAEFGDYEVKNWKELQPLTAELMATSDASLIIFVLIFYGAVGMIVLNATLMSVFERMREFGVMKALGVSPFQIVLLIITETVIQVSIACVFALLTGIPVAYYYQVHGLDFSSFSGTATMGGVAFDPTWYTVITKQTFTTPVVYMYLISALAVIYPAVKAARIVPVQAIHHR; this comes from the coding sequence AATGATATTCTTTCTCGCCCTTATGGAAGGGTTCATGTTCATCTTCGAGCGCAACATCGTGCAGATGAACCTGGGCGATATGCAGATACACGCAAACGGCTACCGTAGCGATCCCGATCTTTACAATCGCGTTGAAAACTATGACGGACTCCTTGAAAAACTGGACGAATCCGGTTTCAGCGCAACTCCCAGGCTGTACGGTTTCGGTCTTGCCGCTTCGGGGAATACCTCGACTGGAGTGATACTGAGGGGAGTTGACCTTCTGCGTGAGCCGATGGTGACGGAATTAAGCCGACATGTGGATAGGGGGCTCTGGCTTTCGAATGAGGCTCCAAAAGGGGTTGTTATCGGCAAACAGCTGGCCCGCACCCTTCACGCGAAGATAGGGAGCGAAATTGTTTTTGTGGGGCAGGCGGCCGATGGCTCGATGGCAAATGAAATTTATGTCGTGCGTGGGATACTAAAAGCGGTCGGCTCAGGCATAGACGGCCCCGGTTTTTTTATGGTCGACTCCTCTTTCAGGGAGCTGATGCTGGTACCGCAAGGGACGCATGAAATAACGATCATGCGGAAGGATAAACAGGAGGAACTCTTTGCCTCAACAGACCGGGCGCGTTCCATTGTCGCGGAATTCGGTGACTATGAAGTTAAGAACTGGAAGGAGCTCCAGCCTCTTACGGCGGAGCTTATGGCTACCTCGGACGCCAGCCTGATAATTTTCGTTCTAATCTTTTACGGCGCGGTTGGGATGATAGTCCTTAACGCTACTCTTATGAGCGTTTTCGAGAGGATGAGGGAGTTCGGCGTAATGAAGGCGCTTGGGGTATCGCCGTTTCAGATAGTTCTTCTCATCATTACTGAAACGGTGATCCAGGTCTCCATCGCATGCGTGTTCGCGCTTCTGACCGGGATACCTGTCGCCTACTATTACCAAGTGCATGGTCTGGACTTTTCATCCTTCTCCGGTACCGCGACCATGGGGGGGGTAGCATTCGATCCGACATGGTATACCGTTATTACCAAGCAGACTTTCACTACCCCTGTTGTTTATATGTACCTGATATCGGCTCTGGCGGTGATCTACCCCGCGGTCAAGGCAGCAAGGATCGTTCCTGTACAGGCTATACATCACAGGTGA
- a CDS encoding ABC transporter permease, whose product MKIWKMAWRNIWRRKRRTLITCFSVAFGILYAVLSTGFGDWGYTKLIDDSATMGFGHVTVEPHEYNDSPSLDKRIGNSTEIRKTALGTEGVSGAMERIVGQAMMASATKSIGGMFLAIDPSQEATE is encoded by the coding sequence ATGAAGATATGGAAAATGGCATGGAGAAACATCTGGCGCAGAAAGCGCAGGACGCTTATCACATGCTTTTCCGTGGCGTTTGGCATTCTCTACGCCGTGCTTTCGACAGGATTCGGCGACTGGGGGTATACAAAGCTGATAGACGACAGCGCAACGATGGGTTTCGGCCATGTGACCGTGGAGCCGCACGAATACAATGACAGTCCTTCCCTTGATAAGCGGATAGGTAATTCCACCGAGATAAGGAAAACTGCGCTTGGAACGGAAGGGGTTTCCGGCGCGATGGAGAGGATCGTCGGTCAGGCGATGATGGCATCTGCTACCAAAAGCATCGGCGGGATGTTCCTTGCTATCGATCCATCCCAGGAGGCGACGGAG